From Geotalea uraniireducens Rf4:
AATGGTTTCCCTCAAGAAAAACCATCGAGGGTGTAAAAAGGTTTGTGTAAATGGTCATTAGGGGGTACACCAAGTTACCCTAAGGAGATCACATGACTATTAACACCGACGTAATCGACGATCTACTCAAACATTATAAGACCCCCGAAGAGATTCTAGGGGAAAACGGGCTGCTGAAGCAGTTGACCAAGGCTGTTCTTCAGCGGGCGCTCCAGGCTGAAATGACACTGCACCTCGGCCACGAGAAGCATGCTTCCGTTTCCGCCAAAGGTGGCAATGCACGCAATGGCTCGTCGGCAAAGACCATCAAAGGCGATTTTGGCACCATGCCGATTGAGGTCCCTCGTGACCGGGATAGCAGCTTTGAACCAGTCATCATTCCCAAAGGCCAAACCCGGTTCGCCGAGTTCGATGATAAGATTATCTCCCTGTACTCCCGCGGGCTTACCACTCGTGAGATCCAGGGACACTTGGAGGAAATCTACGGTGTTGAAGTATCCCCCGCTCTGATTTCAATAGTGACTGAAGCAGTAGCTGAAGAGGTCAAAGCTTGGCAGAACCGCCCGTTGGATGCGCTTTATCCCATCGTTTACATGGATGCCATCAGGGTCAAAGCCAGAGGCAATGGCCATGTTGTGAACAAGGCTGTCTATCTGGCCATCGGCATCAACATAGACGGTGCCAAGGAAGTTCTGGGAATGTGGGTCTCCGAAAACGAAGGAGCCAAGTTCTGGTTGCAGGTTGTGACCGAACTTAAGAACCGTGGTGTCCAAGACATCTTCATTGCCTGCGTTGACGGCCTGAAGGGGTTCCCTGAGGCCATAGAAATAGTTTATCCCAACACTCAAGTCCAACTTTGCATCGTCCATATGGTACGCAATTCCTTGAAGTTCGTTTCGTGGAAACAACGCAAAGAAGTTGCGACAGATTTGAAGGTTATCTACCAGTCAGCGACCGCTGAGCAGGCCGAAATGGAACTGACAGCATTTGAGGCAAAATGGGACAAAACACACCCGACGATCAGCCAGTCCTGGCGCCGGAACTGGGCGCAAGTTATACCATTTTTTGCCTATCCAGCTGATATACGAAAGGTTATTTACACAACCAATGCCATTGAATCACTGAATATGTCACTCAGAAAGGTGACCAAAAACCGGGGCTCGTTTCCCAATGATGAGGCAATGTTCAAGTTACTATACCTGGCGCTGAGAAACATCGCGAAGAAATGGACCCTGCCGATCAGAGACTGGAAAGCTGCCATGAACCGCTTTTCCATTCTTTTTGAAGACAGAATGCCAAGCTATTAAAAACAGGGAACCAAAACCATTTACACAAAACTATTGACAGGCCCAAACCATCCGAGAACTGAATATTTGTTTCAGAGTGTAGACATTACAACTTGACAAAAAGTTCACAGAAGTGTTAGCGATCCGATGGAGCGATACGTTATACGGTCTTCTATGGCCTTATCTCAACAATCGTACCATTTGGCGCTAACTTGGCAATTTCCTCTATTTCTTCGTCTGTTACGGCAATACACCCTTTCGTCCAGTCAACCTCTGTGTGAAAATCACCAACCCACGAGAAACCATTCTTAATTCCGTGGATCATGATGTTTCCGCCCGTAGAAACACCTAGTTCTTTTGCTCGCTTTTTGTCTCTCTCGTTTGGATAGGAAATATGAAGAGATAGGTGATAATGGCTGTCCTTGTTTCTTGAATCGATGAAGTAGGTTCCCTCCGGGGTTTTGTTATCGCCTTGCCTTTCTTTTGGACCATTCGGGTTTCCCCCCAAGGCTATCTTGTAGGTTTTGAGCACCTCCCCCTTTGAGATCAACATCAATCGTCGTTCTTTTTTTTCTATCAGAATCTTATCTACCAATCCTTTCTGGATTGCAAAAGCAAAAACCTTTTGTTCTAGCGCTTTAATCTTTTTTTGCAGTGTAATAATTTCATTCCCCCTGCTTTCAACCTCTTGCTGGAGAGTCTCAATTTGTGTTTGCTGCGTGGTAATCATCTTATCCTTGATAGTGACATTATTGATATAAAATATCATCCTCTCACTGTCCTGCCTGTACCCACTCCCTGGGTAGTCCTTTATGAGTTTCTGAAAACATTCCAGGGATTTCTGATAATCTTTTTGCTCATTCTTCGGATGCGCATAAATAATACCCATCTCGAATAGAACCCTGTCTCCCGTCGTGGGATATTTTTCAATAATCTGCTCATATTTGTTCAGAGAGGCCTTGTAGTTTCCCTGGCTAAAAGAATTATTTGCTTCTTCGAAGGTTGACTTGGCCTGGAATCCTTCACTAAAGTGACTGCATCCGCACATTAGAATTGATGTTATTATGATGCAGATAAAGAAAAAGAAAAGGTGCTCACCCTTCCTGCTTTGTTTTTTACCCATATATGTCAAAGACGGTCTAAATCTTTTAGACAGTACAATTTGGAAGATTCTCAGTTCCCTCATCTCCTCACCCCTTGGCAGAAGCATCAGGAATATCTTGTGCTAAGAGCCTGATATCCTGGCTTAACAGGTTAAATGCTTGAGTCGTCCAGACAGACTTAAATGATGGATAAGGAAATGGCAGGGTTTTGAGACCCTGCCACTTCATTATCCGGAGCGCTAAAGGTAAAGTTAACAGCTCCCTTAAAATTGACTTACTTCCTCATCGATTTCTGGAAAGCGGCGTCAGCTCTTTTCGCCTTTTCATCTGCGATCCTTTCCCTTTCCAATGCCGCCTTTTCAGCATCATCTGCCTTTAACTTGGCCACATCGGCTGCCGCCTTGGCAGCTTGCGCATCCTGCAATGCCTGATCAGCTTTCGCATCAATCAGTTTTTGCTGCGCCTGCACTTTCTCGAGCTCACCGGTTGTTGCACAACCCATCATAGTAACGAGAACAAGCATCATTGAAATCACCAAAAGACTTTTCTTCATCTCTAATCACCTCCTTTCTGTTCAGTTTACATTATTTTAATAGTGACTGTTAAAATCCAGCGCTACTTCACAAATAATATTCACATTGGTTATTGATTGGTTGCAAGAACATATACCAGGAAGAGGGAACGCGTGAAGTTCACAATATCTCCCCTGAACATAAGAAAAGCTGGGATCGACTATCTCTTCTTGACAGGTTCAATCAATATACCGTCTATTTCCAAATCAATTTTCAAGCGTTTGGTTGCATCTTTGGCCTCACTGATATCATTGAAAGGGCCAGCGATAACACGGTAGCTATTGCTCTTTGATAACACCATTGCCGGGATTTGTGGACCCTGGTGGTTGATAATGGTGGCAATCCTCAGAGCTTCAATCTCGTCACGCACATCAGCAGCCAAAACATACCACGCCTCCATTTTCAGTTCTGGTATTTCCGGTCTGCCATACAATTTGTCTGGGTGCTCGACTTCTATGGTTCTCGAAGCCTCTTTTTCACTTCCTTGACTCATCTCGAAGATGGGAACAGGAATCCCTCGGGCCTCGGCCTGCACTTCCTTAACTTTTCTCCAGTCAAGCGTGCGCGCCGATTTCTTTTCAATATTTCTCAATTTTGCGTATGTCTTCTCTAGCTCAATAGCGCCCGAGTCTTCCAGAGGCGTATGAGCTTCCATGTAAAGTACTCCATTACGTTGACCTATGAGATATGGCTGGTTAACAATGACTACAGGGGTATTAACTGGAGTGTCATCGTAGAGCATCTTCACGTTTTCTGGATATAGTCTCAAGCAGCCATTGGTTGCTTTAAGACCAATGCTGGCAGGTTTATTAGTACCATGGATCAAATAACCCGATTTGCTTAAATAGAGCGCGCATTCTCCCAAGGGATTTTGAGGTCCCGGCGGAACTTCTGCGGGCAGAGGATCGCCTTTTTTTCTATGATCCTCAGAAATTGAAGCAGGCACATGCCAGGTCGGCCGGGTTGCCTTGCGCTCCACATGCATTTGACCTGTGGGCGTGGGTCGCTCCTTGGTTCCGACACCGACCGGGTAGGTCGACACCACCAGTGACTTACTATCCCCTTTAAATTGAAAGAGCCTCATGGTGGCTAAGTTGACCACAATGCCTTTTCTGGGAGCGTCCGGCAGGATAAAACTCAGAGGCAACATGATACGCTCTCCGGCCTCAGGCACCCATACATCTACCCCTGGATTAGCTGCACTGATTGCAATGATCCCCAGACTGAAGTGTCTTGCAATATCCGGTAGCGTATCCCCCTTTTCAAGCCTGATGACTGCCAACCGACCAATGACGTCATCTCCTCTTGCAACCGAAAACTCATTTCGTTCGATCTCCTTTTCAGGATGGCTTGGAAAAAGCCAGGATTTCTCCTGAACACTGTTCATAACAGCACATCCATTGAGAGATAAGATGAATGTACATAGAGCTATAAGACGAAGCCAATTGGATAAGAGTGACAGGTCAACGATTCGGCACATGGGTTAAATAAGCTACCTTTCTCAAAAATGAAAATTAATATAAATAAAAGAAATAAAAGAAGAAATAAAAGAGTCAGCCCTTGACACGGGACAAATGGCCCCCCCTCAGCTCTATGCGTCTTTAAAAGCGCAGCTCTTGCTGACTCGACCTCCTTTTTATGTTTTGACAACAAAAAAGCCGGGACCGAATATCGTGTGATATTTCGGCAACCCGGCTGTCTCAGTGAGACCCTGTAGGCTTTCCGCCCCACCCTCGCGGATGGTTGAGTATTATCGTTTATCACTAACCGTCATAATACGGTGCCCTTTAAAGGCGCACCTCTTGCTGACTCGACCTCCTTTTATGTTTTGACAACAAAAAAGCCGGGACCGAATATCGTGTGATATTTCGGCAACCCGGCTGTCTCAGTAAGACCCGTAGGCTTTCCGCCCCATTCTTGCGAATGGTTAAGTATTATCGTCTATCTCTCAAACATTTTTTTGCATCTTACATTTCTATAAAGATTTGTCAACATTTTTCTAAAGTCCAGTTGAGGGACCAACGGATTCGGGGGAGCTTGCAACCAGGAAAAAGACAATCTAGGAGCCTGTCGGACTTAGGAATGAATCTACTGCGAGAACGGAAAATCGGTCCATATTACCGGAAATTTTCGACAAATAGGTCCACTATTCGCTCTCAAATTTCCGATAATCTGTCCTCGATTTGCCATTCTCTCGCTACGATTCCCTAAGTCCGACAGACTCCTAGGGCATGCTTACCTAGGTGGACAAAAAAGCCAAGTACCTTATCGACATTCTAGGTGAAGGTGGAATTGCAAGCATCGCTGGAAAAAAAGGAACAAAATCCCCCCTCTGCCCCCCCAGGTATAACAAGTAATCGCGATGATTCTGGAATGTTCATAAGGTAAAGATCGAAGGCGTAAAAGGAGTAAGCTAAATCGTATGAGGGTATTTTGGGGGGATGTAACAAAATTCAACTTACAGTTTGCTATTGATATCAATAAGTTAATCAAGTTATTCGACCCCGGCCTCCGCACCAACAAAATCAAGGCCTCATTGTTTTTTCACCATGAGCCTTTTTGTCCACTTTTGCCCACCCTACTAATGCCTATGGGCCACCGGCAGGCGCAACCCCACACCCAGGCGTCCGTTCACCGTTCCCCACTTGATGGAAGTGCCCGAGCAAAGTTCCGATAGTAATTCAAGATGTCAAATATTGAATCCTGTCGATTGAAGCCCATGTGGTCCCCCCGCCCGCAGGGCGAGGAGACCTGTTTGGGAATGGATGATCAGTAAGCCTGCTTATCCTCCAGCACTTCCTCTACCGTCACTTTGCCGCGGAAAACCCGATAGACCCAGATTTTATAGGCGATGACAATCGGCAAAAACATCGCCACCACCAATGTCATGATCTTCAATGTATAGGGACTGGAGGACGAATTGAAGATTGTCAGACTATGTGCAGGATCGAGATTGGAAGGTATCAGATTCGGGAAAAGGCCAATGACGCCGGTAAAAACGACCATGAGAATCGTTACGCATGAAGAGGCGAATGCACCTAGCAGGTTGCCCTTTGCAGTAAGGATTCTGATTCCGAGCAGGGCCGCTACAGCCAGGAGCGGTACGATAAGTAAATAAGGAGCGCTGAAGTAATTGTCGTAGAGCCGTGATGCAAATTTTGTATAGCCAAGGAACGCCACCGCAACCACGAGGAGTGCAGGCCAGAGTTTATCAGCCATGGCATGGGCACGCCGGCTCAGGTCGCCGACGGTCTTGACCGAAAGGTAAAGAGCACCGTGTATCAGGAAAAGAAGCACAAACAGTATGCCGGTCAACAGTCCATAAGGATTCAGCAGGTAAATGAGCGACCCGTGATACCCCGTTGCATCCATGGGCAGACCGGCAAAGATGTTACCGAAAGCAACCCCGAAAAGAAGCGCCGGGAGAAAACTGCTGACAACAATGGCAAAATCCCATGATCGTTTCCATAGGGCACTATCCTCTTTACCCCTGAATTCAAATGAAACCCCGCGGACAATAAGCGCAAACAACAGCAGCAGCAGAGCCGTGTAGAGATAACTGAACATCAGCGCGTAGGTGGTGGGAAATGCTGCAAAGGTGGCGCCGCCTGCTGTTATCAACCAGACCTCGTTGCCGTCCCAGACAGGACCGATCGTATTGATGATTACCCGCCGGTCACCATCGTTTTTTCCGAGAAAGATATGAAGCATGCCGGTGCCGAGCACAAAACCGTCTAGCATGAAATAGACTGCCCACAGTACAGCCCAAAGAACGAACCATAATATCTGTAATTCCATAATTTCCCTCCTCCTAATTTCTTGTCGGTTTAATGATGGCTGAAAGATCGTCATCCGGCCCTTTTCGGGCAAGCTTGGTCAGCAGATAGATATCGATGCAGCCGAGTGTGCCGTAAAGGAGGGTAAAGCCGATCAGCGAAACGAGAACCTGGGGAGTACTGATGGCTTTGGAAACGGCATCCGAGGTCTTTAGAACGCCGTAGACGATCCAGGGTTGACGCCCCATTTCAGCCACAATCCAGCCGAGTTGATTGGCGATGTAGGGAAGTGGAAGAGCAAACAACATGATCTTGAGAAACAGCGGATAGTTTTCCAGTTTCCCTTTTCGGGAGAGAAATACCGCGACCAGCGAAAGGACGAAGAACAGGATGCCGAGACCGACCATGAGCCTGAAGCTGTAGAAAACCGGTGTGACCGGCGGACGTTCCGATTTGGGGAAGTCCTTCAAACCTTTGATTTCCGCATTTGGCGTATGAAATGCCAGCAAGCTCACCATGTTGGGGATGCAGATACGTTCGAGGGCGTTACATTCCTTAATCTCATCGGGAATAAGCAAAAGGTTCAACCCTACTCCGCGCTTGGTTTCCCAGACCGACTCCATGGCAGCGAATTTGGCCGGCTGGGTCTTGGCCACCTCCACCGCATGGAAATCGCCGATGACCGCCACCAGCAGGGTAGAAACCAGGCCGAAGGTCGCCGCCATCTTGAAGGAAGTTTTAAAAAAATCCGGCTTGTTTTTTTTCAGGAGATGCCACGCGGATACACCCATGACAAAGAACGCCGCCACCGTGTAACCGGAAACAATCTGGTGACCGAACTTCAGAAGGCCGTAGGGGTTTGTCACCATTGCCATGAAATCCACCATCTCTGCCCTGCCGTTTCTCAGCACATACCCCACCGGATGCTGCATCCAACCGTTGGCCAACAGTATCCAGAGACCGGATAGATTTGTTGCGATGGCTACCAGCCAGATGGATATGGCGTGCATTTTCTTCGACACCTTGTTCCAGCCGAATATCCAGACGCCGATAAACACGGACTCCAGGAAGAATGCCATGGTCGCCTCGATCGCCAGCGGCGCACCGAAAATATCACCCACGTACTTGGAATATTCCGCCCAGTTCATGCCGAACTGGAATTCAAGGGTAATACCGGTCACAACCCCCAAGGCAAAGTTTATGAGAAACAGTTTCCCCCAAAACTTCGTCATTTTCAGGTAGAGCTCATCGCCGCTGGACACATAGCGGGTTTCCATATACGCGACCATAATGGAAAGCCCGAGGGTCAGCGGCACAAAAATGAAATGGAACATGCTCGTGATGGCAAACTGCAGCCGGCTCAAGGTTAAAACATCCATCAACTTCCTCCTTTTAACAGTTTTTGCAACAGCTATCCAGTATTGTTAGAATATTATTAAGTATGATTATATCAAATTGTTACCACGTTTGCGGCCAGTGCAAACAAATACTGCACTAACCCAAATAAGGTCTTTTTTGTCTTATTTCGTTGCAAAAAAATTTATAGCTGTTTTTGCTTAGCCAACTCCTCAATAGTTACACTATCCAATATGTTGACTACCTGACTCTGCACCGTTCTCCAGACCTGATGGACATTGCAGTGCCCTCCCCTGTCACAATAACCCGTGCCCATGAGGCAGCGATTGGGAATAATGGGTCCTTCAACAGCCTCGACAACCTCGCGCAGGGTGATAGACGCTGCCGGCCTGCCAAGGGTAAAACCGCCGCCGGTACCTCGAGAGGAATTGACAATGCCAAGTTTGGCAAAACTCTGAAATATCTTGGCGAGAAATGTCTGTGGTACATCCGAGGCATGAGCTATCTCGCTGATCAACGAAACCTTTCCCGGTTGCTGTTGAGCCAGATAAATAATACCGCGGATTGCATATTCGCCCTTGCGGGTCAACTCCATCATAAATGCACCTTCAAGACCGATTTAGTCTTATTTATAAATGATGAAATTCGAACTGTCAAGAAAAAGATTTCGCTCCGGGTATTTTTCCAACCACTTATCATTAGTAGGTTTAGTGCGGTATTGCGGACATCAGACGTATAAAATGCAGATTTTTCACGAACGCCGTATGTTTCAAACCCTGAAGGCCCGGCCACCCTGAGCTGTAAAATGGTCGAACAAACACCGGCCTATGTTCTGCAACGACACGACAGCAGCAACGCCGCCTCTGGCGATAGCCTCTTTCGGCATACCAAAAACGACACAACTGTTCTCATCCTGGGCAATGGTGTATGCACCGGCTTCCTTCATTTCCAAGATGCCGGCAGCCCCGTCATCCCCCATCCCGGTCAGGATAATGCCTATGGCATTCTTGCCGACAAAATTCGCCGCAGAACGAAACAGTACGTCGACCGAGGGCCTGTGGCGGTTTACCGGTGGACCGTCAGAGAGCTGGATGACATAGTTTGCGCCACTGCGGGATACCATCATATGCATGTTTCCAGGCGCAATATAGGCATGACCCGGCAAGATCCTATCCCCTTGTTCTGCCTCTTTAACGCTGATCTTACAGAGACTGTCCAGCCTTTTGGCAAAGGTTTTTGTGAATGCCTCCGGCATGTGCTGGGTAACGACGATGCCGGGACAATCGGCCGGCATCGTCGTCAGTAGTTCCTTGAGGGCTTCAGTGCCGCCGGTTGAGGCGCCGATTGCGATGATCTTTTCCGTAGTCGAAATGGACCTGCTAATAAACGGCAGCACAACATCGGCGCTGTTTTTCCTCTCTACGGAAAGATGGGTATGGCTACGGTTAAGTTTCATTATACGGGCTTTTGCGGCAGTTCGAATCTTGGCGCTGATCTCTTCGGCGTAGTCATTTATGCCGCGGGCAATGTCAATTTTGGGTTTGGTCACAAAATCAACCGCTCCCAACTCCAGGGCGTGCAATGTAATAAATGAACTCTTTTCGGTCAAAGAGGAAACCATTATTACCGGCATCGGACGAAGGCGCATCAGCTTCTCCAAAAATACCAGCCCGTCCATTCGCGGCATTTCAACGTCCAGGGTAAGGACATCCGGATTGAGCTCCTTGATCTTCTCTCGGGCAATCAACGGATCCGGGGCGGTACCCACCACCTCCATATCCGGCTGGCTGTTAATGATTTCAGTCAGTAGACTTCGTATTAATGCCGAGTCATCAATGATTAAGACTTTGATTGTCATATGCCTATCCTGCCCATGTCCATGAAATCTGGTTTCTCACCCCGAACTTCCGGTCGGAAATCATTTATTCAGGACATAGACTGTTTTCTGACGAATCTTGAAAAGGTCTCCTGCATGATGATAACTTTCCGAATGCCCGGCAAATAACAGCCCATCGGGCTGCAATAACGGTACAAACTTTTTCAGAATGTTGTACTGGGTTTCAATGTCGAAATATATCATCACGTTTCGGCAGAAAATGGCATCGAACCTTTCCGTAAGCGACCATTTTTCATCAAGCAGATTGAGCCGACTGAAGGTGATCAGTTTCTGCAGCTCGGGACGTACCTTGACGAAGCCGGCGCACTTCCCGTCGCCCTTCAGAAAAAAACGTTTCAACTGGCCGGGGGACAGTTTTTGCACATGTTCGATCGGATAAACCCCTTGTTCGGCCTTTTCCAGAACATTGGTATCGATGTCAGTTGCAAAAATAGTTACGGGCGGATTAAAGCTGTTGAAGTGCTCAACCGCCGTCATTGCCAGCGAATACGGCTCCTCGCCGGTCGATGCAGCGCAACTCCAGATCTTGATGGACCGCCTCCTGCCGATACTTCCCAGATGTTGCGCAAGAATCGGGAAATGATGGGGTTCGCGAAAGAATGACGTCAGATTGGTCGTCAGGGCATTGATGAACGCTTCAAACTCCTGGTTGCCGCTATCCTCCAATAGACCGATATACTCTCTGAACGACTCTACTCCCGTGATCCGCAATCGTCTCGCCAACCGGCTGTAAACCATATCCCGCTTGTTTTGGCTGAGCGAAATGCCGGCGCTTTTGTAGAGCAGCTCACGAATTGTGTTAAAGTCTGCCGAAGTATAATGAAATTGCCGGTTTTCCAGGTCACCCCTGCTCTCCGCTTCATAATTCCGTTTGTTCAAAATATTTGAACACACAGACATTTCGCTCCCCCCTTTCGACAAAACAGCGCTTAAAACTCTTTCCAATCCTCCTCAAGGCCCACAACCTTCGGTAATTTTACTTCTCCTGGTCCAGCTGCTTTGCCATATCCATTTGCCACCCTGACCTTCTCAGGCCTTTTTATCTGGTTAATGCTTTTGTTGGCCGGAGCTTGCGCTGATGTCTGATTGTTTAATTTCACTTCAACGCGCTTTAGCGGACTCTGCTCGGAATCATTCAGCTTGAACCTGCTTACCGCGTCTACCATGCTGCGCGCCTGCTCTTTCAATGACTCTGCTGCGGCAGCAGCTTCTTCCACCAAAGCCGCATTCTGCTGTGTCACATCGTCCATCTGGGTTATGGCCGTATTGACCTGTTCTATCCCGCTGCTCTGTTCCATGGAGGCGGCAGATATTTCCGCCATGATGTCGGCAACGCGTTTGATGCTGGTTACTATCTCCTGAGTGGTTCTGCCTGCATCTTCAACGAGCCTGCTGCCGGCTTCCACCTTGCCTACGGAATCTTCGATCAGCGCCTTGATTTCCTTGGCAGCGGCAGCGCTTCGCTGGGCAAGATTGCGCACCTCGCTGGCGACGACAGCGAAACCGCGACCCTGCTCTCCGGCCCTGGCCGCCTCCACCGCCGCATTCAAGGCGAGAATGTTGGTCTGGAATGCGATGCCGTCGATTACGCCGATTATATCCGCAATCTTCCGGGAGCTGTCGCTGATGGATTCCATGGTAGTGACCACCTTGCCGATCACGTCTCCGCCTTTCACGGCCACGTCGCTGGCGGTCACTGCCAGTTGATTTGCCTGCTGGGCATTATCTGCGTTCTGCTTAACTGTGGAGGTCAGTTCTTCCATGCTCGATGCCGTTTCTTCAAGGGCGGACGCCTGTTCTTCGGTGCGCTGTGATAGATCCGTATTGCCGGCCGAAATCTGTTCAGTTGCCGTGGCTATGGAATCAGCACCGGTTCTCACTTCACCGACAATATGCGCCAGACTGCCGTTCATCTCCTTTAACGCCTCCAGCAGATGGCCGGTTTCATCCCGGCTCTTGACTTCAATAATGTTGGTGAGGTTGCCGGCGGCAATCTGCTCTGAAACACCGATTGCTTCATTCAGCGCCAGCTTTATTCTACTGGCGACAAAATATGCGAAAACGAAGATAAATAGTGCGCAAAGGAATGTCGCGATAATTATCTGCCACCTCAATTTGGACATTTCAGCCTGCACGTCATCCACATAGATGCCGCTTCCGACAACCCAGTCCCAACCTTTGACCAGTTTCACGTAGGAAATTTTGTCGACCGGTTTCGCGGCGCCCGGCTTGGACCACATATATTCCACGGTGCCTGCTTCCTTCTCTTTTGCCACCTTGGCGAATTCGATGAAGATCTGTTTGCCGTTCGGATCTTTCAGGTCTGAAACATTTTTTCCGTCAAGTTCGGGCTTTATGGGATGCATCAGCATCTTTGGTTCCAGGTCGTTGACCCAGAAGTACTCATTCCCCTGGTAACGGAGGTTTCGTACACCCTCCAAAGCCCTCTTCTGGGCTTCCGCAACCGGCAGTTCACCGGATTTTGCTTTGGCCTGAAAACCCTCTATCATTGTATATGCTACTTCCACGACGCTCTTGGTGGCTGCCATCTTCTCAGACATCAGTTTCTGTCCGAATAAAGGAAGAACATAAAACATGATTCCGGAAACCAGGAGCGCGATCGTGACAATTGAGATGCTCAGAATTTTCGACAGGATTTTCCAGTCTTTAAATTTTGCGATGCCCATTGTGTACCACCTTTCTTATGTTTTATTGATGTTATGCCGCGTTATCCATAAGTTGCATTTCAGAACTGCTCATTAATTTTTCAATGTCGATCAGGATCAGCATCTGACCGTTCTGCGTGCCGAGACCGGTTATGTACCGGGTATCGAGATCTGAGCCGAGTTCGGGGGCAGGCTTGATCTGCTCCGGTCCCAACTCCACCACATCCGAAACACCATCGACGACCATGCCGACAACCCGGCCAAGCACGTTCATGATGATGACCACGGTAAACTCGTTGTATGCGACTTGTCCCA
This genomic window contains:
- a CDS encoding protein-glutamate methylesterase/protein-glutamine glutaminase, with the protein product MTIKVLIIDDSALIRSLLTEIINSQPDMEVVGTAPDPLIAREKIKELNPDVLTLDVEMPRMDGLVFLEKLMRLRPMPVIMVSSLTEKSSFITLHALELGAVDFVTKPKIDIARGINDYAEEISAKIRTAAKARIMKLNRSHTHLSVERKNSADVVLPFISRSISTTEKIIAIGASTGGTEALKELLTTMPADCPGIVVTQHMPEAFTKTFAKRLDSLCKISVKEAEQGDRILPGHAYIAPGNMHMMVSRSGANYVIQLSDGPPVNRHRPSVDVLFRSAANFVGKNAIGIILTGMGDDGAAGILEMKEAGAYTIAQDENSCVVFGMPKEAIARGGVAAVVSLQNIGRCLFDHFTAQGGRAFRV
- a CDS encoding IS256 family transposase, translated to MTINTDVIDDLLKHYKTPEEILGENGLLKQLTKAVLQRALQAEMTLHLGHEKHASVSAKGGNARNGSSAKTIKGDFGTMPIEVPRDRDSSFEPVIIPKGQTRFAEFDDKIISLYSRGLTTREIQGHLEEIYGVEVSPALISIVTEAVAEEVKAWQNRPLDALYPIVYMDAIRVKARGNGHVVNKAVYLAIGINIDGAKEVLGMWVSENEGAKFWLQVVTELKNRGVQDIFIACVDGLKGFPEAIEIVYPNTQVQLCIVHMVRNSLKFVSWKQRKEVATDLKVIYQSATAEQAEMELTAFEAKWDKTHPTISQSWRRNWAQVIPFFAYPADIRKVIYTTNAIESLNMSLRKVTKNRGSFPNDEAMFKLLYLALRNIAKKWTLPIRDWKAAMNRFSILFEDRMPSY
- a CDS encoding cytochrome ubiquinol oxidase subunit I, producing MDVLTLSRLQFAITSMFHFIFVPLTLGLSIMVAYMETRYVSSGDELYLKMTKFWGKLFLINFALGVVTGITLEFQFGMNWAEYSKYVGDIFGAPLAIEATMAFFLESVFIGVWIFGWNKVSKKMHAISIWLVAIATNLSGLWILLANGWMQHPVGYVLRNGRAEMVDFMAMVTNPYGLLKFGHQIVSGYTVAAFFVMGVSAWHLLKKNKPDFFKTSFKMAATFGLVSTLLVAVIGDFHAVEVAKTQPAKFAAMESVWETKRGVGLNLLLIPDEIKECNALERICIPNMVSLLAFHTPNAEIKGLKDFPKSERPPVTPVFYSFRLMVGLGILFFVLSLVAVFLSRKGKLENYPLFLKIMLFALPLPYIANQLGWIVAEMGRQPWIVYGVLKTSDAVSKAISTPQVLVSLIGFTLLYGTLGCIDIYLLTKLARKGPDDDLSAIIKPTRN
- a CDS encoding L,D-transpeptidase family protein; protein product: MRELRIFQIVLSKRFRPSLTYMGKKQSRKGEHLFFFFICIIITSILMCGCSHFSEGFQAKSTFEEANNSFSQGNYKASLNKYEQIIEKYPTTGDRVLFEMGIIYAHPKNEQKDYQKSLECFQKLIKDYPGSGYRQDSERMIFYINNVTIKDKMITTQQTQIETLQQEVESRGNEIITLQKKIKALEQKVFAFAIQKGLVDKILIEKKERRLMLISKGEVLKTYKIALGGNPNGPKERQGDNKTPEGTYFIDSRNKDSHYHLSLHISYPNERDKKRAKELGVSTGGNIMIHGIKNGFSWVGDFHTEVDWTKGCIAVTDEEIEEIAKLAPNGTIVEIRP
- a CDS encoding Lpp/OprI family alanine-zipper lipoprotein, giving the protein MKKSLLVISMMLVLVTMMGCATTGELEKVQAQQKLIDAKADQALQDAQAAKAAADVAKLKADDAEKAALERERIADEKAKRADAAFQKSMRK
- the cydB gene encoding cytochrome d ubiquinol oxidase subunit II codes for the protein MELQILWFVLWAVLWAVYFMLDGFVLGTGMLHIFLGKNDGDRRVIINTIGPVWDGNEVWLITAGGATFAAFPTTYALMFSYLYTALLLLLFALIVRGVSFEFRGKEDSALWKRSWDFAIVVSSFLPALLFGVAFGNIFAGLPMDATGYHGSLIYLLNPYGLLTGILFVLLFLIHGALYLSVKTVGDLSRRAHAMADKLWPALLVVAVAFLGYTKFASRLYDNYFSAPYLLIVPLLAVAALLGIRILTAKGNLLGAFASSCVTILMVVFTGVIGLFPNLIPSNLDPAHSLTIFNSSSSPYTLKIMTLVVAMFLPIVIAYKIWVYRVFRGKVTVEEVLEDKQAY
- a CDS encoding RrF2 family transcriptional regulator, which gives rise to MMELTRKGEYAIRGIIYLAQQQPGKVSLISEIAHASDVPQTFLAKIFQSFAKLGIVNSSRGTGGGFTLGRPAASITLREVVEAVEGPIIPNRCLMGTGYCDRGGHCNVHQVWRTVQSQVVNILDSVTIEELAKQKQL
- a CDS encoding L,D-transpeptidase family protein, whose protein sequence is MCRIVDLSLLSNWLRLIALCTFILSLNGCAVMNSVQEKSWLFPSHPEKEIERNEFSVARGDDVIGRLAVIRLEKGDTLPDIARHFSLGIIAISAANPGVDVWVPEAGERIMLPLSFILPDAPRKGIVVNLATMRLFQFKGDSKSLVVSTYPVGVGTKERPTPTGQMHVERKATRPTWHVPASISEDHRKKGDPLPAEVPPGPQNPLGECALYLSKSGYLIHGTNKPASIGLKATNGCLRLYPENVKMLYDDTPVNTPVVIVNQPYLIGQRNGVLYMEAHTPLEDSGAIELEKTYAKLRNIEKKSARTLDWRKVKEVQAEARGIPVPIFEMSQGSEKEASRTIEVEHPDKLYGRPEIPELKMEAWYVLAADVRDEIEALRIATIINHQGPQIPAMVLSKSNSYRVIAGPFNDISEAKDATKRLKIDLEIDGILIEPVKKR